TGATCAATTGAATAGCATCCATCCTTACACGTGCGTTTTTAATGATTTCAGTTAGAGCTATTTGGTCATCACAAGCTATTTGAATTTCTTCTGGTCTTATATTATTGTTTTTCTCTTGTAATAGTTTTAGTCTGCCAATTTCATGATTCAACGTTAAGTTCATACTATCTAAACCATTTGCTATTGCTTTGTTGCTCATCTCTTTAGCTAATTTTGTAGCCACTGCAATCATATTGGGCAGTAGTGTTTCAACGATGGCTTCATTATCCAGTAAAGCGTCTATTTGACCAGGTATTAATTTTTTGTTTAATACGTCAACAGGATACTCCTCTGTAACCTCATTACCCGCATGGTCTACAACAACTCTTAGTGGTGTGTTGGGTAGAAAACGGTCTACAGCTATGTTTTGTCGTGTTGGTGTTTCAAGAATAAAAATGAGTTCAAGTAGAAGACCAGGGCTTTTGCTTCCCTTGAGAACTCCATAGCTAGCACTACCTGTACCTGAACTTAACACCATATCTATGGCATCGGTGGTCATGGGATGATCCCAACTTAGAAAACTGATTTCCTCTCTGCTAAGAGCATGTTTTCTGTCAAATGTAACGCCAATGCCTTCCATGGGTATCGACGGAAAAATTTCAGTGATTAGAGACGTAGGTTTTAAATGATAGCTTCGAGAAGCGAGGTCTTCCATTTCAATATCAAAATGATTAAAGACTTTTGTCATATAATTTTCAAGACTTTTATCGCTGTCTTCTGCTTGAATTTGTTTGATTAATTTTGTGGCTATTTTTGGGCGAAAAGAATTCATTTCTAGTAATTTATCTCTGCCATCGGCTAGACTTTTTTGTAGTTCCTTTTGGAAAGTTGACGTTTCCATAATCAAAGCTTCTAATGCTGATTTATGTGCAGCTTCAGTGTTTAGTTTTGATAGTTCAAGTAGCCGATTACTAAATAATTTAGAAATTTTATTTCCACCTTCAATGTTCTTTTCAAAGGCATTCAGGCCTTCATGAAACCATCTTACAAGTATATGTTGTGGACTATTGGTAAGGTAGGGGATATGAATATGAATATCTTTTTTTTGACCAATCCTGTCTAGGCGTCCTATTTGCTGTTCTAACAATTCAGGATTCAAAGGCAAATCAAATAAGATGAGGTGATGAGCAAATTGAAAATTTCGTCCTTCACTTCCTATTTCTGAACAAAGCAGTATTTGAGCACCATCGGGTTCTGAGAACCATGCCGCATTTCTATCGCGTTGCACTATGGTAAGATCTTCATGAAATACACCAACTTTAAAATTTCCACGTTTTGTTAAGATTTCTTCTAAAGCCAGCACCTTTTCTTTCTGCTTACAAATCAGTAGTACTTTTGCAGGATAAAGCTCTTTTATAGTGGTTAACAGCCACTGGACACGTGGATCTTTGGCAAACCAAAATTGTTGATTATTTGCAGTTTCATCTGGAGTCATTTCAAAAGCAAATTCATTGCTTAAACGTTCTAACCACAGCTCCTTGTCTTTTTCTACTTTTATGGGAATTAAATGTGCCTTTCGTTTTGGAAAGCCACTCATTCCAGATCTAGTATTTCGGAATAATACTCTGCCTGGACCATGTTGATCTAGTAGGTTTTCAATAAGATTATCCTTGGCTTCATTTTTTCCATCAATTACTAATTGTATGCTTTCTTTTGAAAAAATAGCTTCTAAAATTTTAGTATCCTTAGATTCAAGGGGTTTTCCTAGATGTAATTTTTCAACAATAGAGGCAATACTTTTATGATTTGAAGATTCATTTATAAAATCATTATAGTTTTCATACCTGTTAGGATCAAGTAATCGGAGTCGTGCAAAATGACTTTCTACGCCTAATTGTTCTGGTGTAGCCGTAAGCAGTAATAACCCTTTTGCAACTTTACTCAAAAGTTCTACAATTCGATACTCTGGGCTTATGTTGTTAACAGACCATTCCAGATTATGAGCTTCATCAACCACAAGCATATCCCAGTTAGCCGAAATTGCCTGCTTCGTTCGCTTGGCAGAACCGGCTAAAAATTCAGTACTACAAATTATAAGTTGATTGTCTAAAAAAGGATTACCATCAGGTGCATTGTCATCAAGTGCTGCACAACGTTCTTCATCAAAAATATTAAACCACATATTAAATCGACGTAAAACTTCAACAAACCATTGATGTAATAACGATTCAGGAACAAGAATGAGCACTCTAGAAATGCGTCCGCTCAATAATAAACGATGAAGGATTAAGCAAGCTTCAATAGTTTTACCAAGTCCAACTTGGTCAGAAAGTAAGACACGAGGAGCATACCTTGAACTCACTTCATGTGCAATATACAATTGATGTGGAATAAGATCGATTCTTCCGCCTACAAATCCATGTACAGGCGATAATCTCCGTTTATATTCGTGTTGTAATGTTTCTCTACGCAAAGCAAAGGCTTGTGGCGTGTCTACATCTCCCATAAAAAGACGGTCATCTACACTGTGATTTGCTGACACATCACCAAGTGCTGCCTCAGTTATTTTTTTGTCTTTGCCATAATAGACGTATAGATTGTTGACTATTTCAACATGTTCTATAAGTAATGGTTGCCCTTTTGCATCCATTATTGTATCACCAATTTTAAAAACAACGCGTTGTAAAGGAGCACTTTCAACTGCGTATAATCGTGTTTCATTAGACAAGGGAAAATAGATCTGTACTTTTTCTTTGCTAGCTTCTTTTAAAATACCAACCCCTAAATCAGGTTCACCTTTACTCGTATATCTTTGATTTGGAAAAAAAATCTCCATAGTTTGTTTTGTTCTTGTTATTATCTATGTCTTGTCTTAAAATTGGACAATAATTTCATAGACATTGTTAGCGACGGGCTTTATTCAATTATGACTACTTGTTTTTTAAATAATCTAGCATTATCTAGAAAAGAAAATTTAGCTTTTTAAATGTTTTTTCTTTTGGAATAAATACGGCAATCAAATGTTTTGTGATTTATGATTTATGTGCGGTTTTATGACTGTAAATATAATAAAGCTTGCCGAGTTTTTTACGAGCGAATTGTAGTAATAGGAAAGAACAAAAATTAGCAGTAAAAGCAGTTTGTAATAAACTATTAAATAAGTTATTGAAATAGTAAAATCATGACTAATATGCGATGATGCCTATAGTAGCAATTTAGTGACGGATTAATATATTTTTACTTTTTTATCACAATACTTTGTAACCGAATGTTATTTATCCTGCTGCTTGATGTTTGATTAATATTAATTTATTGTTTTTGATTTCAAATGTATACCAAGAAGCATATTCATTAGTTGAATCATAACTGCTTCCAAAATCAAATGCAGTTTTATCTGATAATAATTCGGAGTGTCCCATATCATTATAGCTTAATATAATTTCTTCTCCTTTTATTTTAATTGAAGTTTCGTTTAGAAAATAACCATCATCAGTTATTATTTTATACAATCCACTTTCATTATACCAATGAATTCCTTTAATGTTTATTTTAGTCAGAATATCTTTTAATTCAGTTACAACAACATTTTTATGTTCACTATTAAAATCTTTAGTTACTTTATTGATTACACTGTTTATTTTTGATGTATCATTTTCGTTCAAAGAAGTTAAAAATATTTCTAATTCTTTAATTATAGTTTTTTTGATATTAATTTTCTCATTTTCCTTTTTTGAAAAAAGACTAATATTTTCTTTTTCATAATGGTTTAATTCAATATTGTTTAATTGTTTGTTATTCGGTTTGTACCAATCATATTTGTTTAAGAAATAATCACTCAACCTTTCATCTGTAAAAACATATTGATGCCTTGCAAAAATCTCATTACGTAGAATTTTTAGTTCCAATAGTGTTAAATGATTAATGTCTTTTTCTGAATATTTCTTTAAATCACATTCTGAACAATTTTCAATTTGAGAAAATACACTTTGTGTTAATGTGATAGTTATGATTAATACAAGAATATTTTTCATAATTATAGGTAACGGTTTGTATGAGGTTTGCTTCGCTTGTGTGTGGCGTATTTAAGCACCTAATTTAGCAAATAAAAATCATCCCAACACTTTTTGGGCGTGGGAGAACTTTCGAAAATTGGTTAAAACCAAGTAATCAGTATTAAGCAGTGTGAGCAAAAATTTTACTTTATAGCTATTACGGCACTTGATGGGCCAGTCAATGGCATTACGGATGTTTGTGAAAAACCACATTCCTTAGCCCAGCCATTAAAATCTACTGCGGAAAAGTCGAAACCTTCGGGGGTTTCTATATTCATATTTAATGACATCATTAAACCAAATGCATTTTTACTTCTATTATCATCAATAATATTTTCAATAACAACTAATGCTCCACCTTGTGGTAACGCATCATATGCTTTTTTGATGAGTATTTTTTTGTCTTTTGTTCCCCAATCATGCAGTACATTTCCCATGGTAATTACATCAGCTTTAGGAAGGTCTTCTGTTAAAAAATCACCTGACTGTGCAGATACCCGATCACTCAATGACATCATATTAATATTTTCTCTGGCAACAGGTTCTACTGGTGGCAGGTCAAATGTAATACAACGCATATGTGGATTATTTATGGCTACTTGTAAGGCAAGATATCCGCCTGCACCTCCTGCATCACACAGTGAATGGTAATCGGTAAAATCAAACACTTTTGAGAACATTATAAAATTCCCTATTTGGATACCTCCCATGGCATTTAAAAATTCTCTTAATCTTAATTCATCCGCATATATCGCTTCAAAAAAGGGAGCATCACCTGCTTTGGCTTCATTTTGAGGTTTTCCAGTTTTTAAACCTTCTTCCAGGTTATTCCAAAAAGGATATAAGCGATTATTTGCCATTTCAAGCATTCCACCAATGTAGCTAGGTTTGTTCTTATCGAGAAATAAATTTGTATCCTCGGCATTACTGTAGACTGCGGTTTCCTTAACTCCTGTTCTTTTCAAAAAGCCTAAAGCAACCAACGTATCTAAGAAATCATAGAGACCGCGATTGTGCAGTCCTAATTTTTCTCTGATGGATTGCCCTGTTAAATCTGTTTTAGCAAGATGCGTGAATAACCCCATGTTTACTGCAGTCAACATTGTTTTTGATGCGAAAAATCCCATACCAACTTGCATTATTTTGGAAGGGTCTACTTGTGTTTTTGTTTCCATGATTGTATTGTTTTAAATGAATATTAAAGAACATTCATTTAAAAAACAAAATCGTTGACCTACATCAAGATTTTTATGAAATTTCAGATTTTCTTAAACGACATAGTGCTTCTGGGGTAATTTGTAGAAATGAAGCAATGTGTCGCTGTGAAATCCTTTGTTGGATTTTAGGATACTTTTCAAGCAATACTTTATAACGAATTTTAGCAGATTCAGATAATCTGGAAAGTTTTACCACTGAAGCCGTCGTTGCTTTTGAACGTAACTTAGACGTATATTCTCTAAAACACTGAGATTTTTCTAATAAATCTAAATGGTTCTTCGCTGTAATTGTAAGCAGCGTTGTGTTTTCTAGAAATTGTGTGTTAATCAATGAAGGCGTTTGGTTCACAAAACTACTTACATCACCAAGCCACCAATTTTCAAAACCAAACCCGGTATTCACTTCTTTTCCTTCGGTAGAAAGCATGTAATTTCTATAACAACCATCAATAACAAAACCAGCAAGTTTGCAAATATAGCCTTGCTTTAAGAAATGTTCTTTTTTTTCAAAAAGCTTCGGCGTAAAATATTCTATAATAATTTGCTTCTCAATACTGGTGCCACAAACATTATGTCGGATATGATCAATTAGCTTATCGTACATTAGTTATTACGCTATGATGTTTATATGTCTAGCCCTGAAATATGGTAATGTTTAATATATGATATGTAAAAAGCTTTTAATTGTTGGCTTTTAAGTACCATATAGCCAAATATAAACATTTTGATTCTATCTTTTCCTAATCTAAAAGTCATATTTTATATTTGGTGGTGTTTGCAGTTTATTCTAAATTAATTAAAAGAATAAAAGCAATTATATATATATTGATACCCGCTGGCATTCTTTATGGTTATCCTATTATAAAACTTCTTTCACTAAAGGCAGGTACAGAAGCCAGGCCATCATAAAAATACTTTATTTCTTCATCTTTTTCTACTAGTCCCAAACTATATAATACAGGAACAAAATGATCTGGTGTTGGTGCTGCCAAATTTCCTAGTTTATGACTGGTTTTGTAATTGATTAAATTGGTGAAATTTCTAGTATCGATTTGTTGTTTTAACCAAAAATCATATTCTGTTTCCCAACCATATGGACGTATATCTCCCAATTGCATTTTTTTCATAGCTAAGGGGATATTGTGGATTAATGCCCCACTACCAATTATTAATATACCTTTGTTACGAAGTGATTTTAACTGCTTTCCTAAATAAAAATGTTGTTGTGGCGTTGCGTTAAAATCCAGACTCATTTGAAATACAGGAACATCTGCTTTCGGAAACAAATGCATTAACATTGGCCAAGCTCCATGGTCCAATCCCCAATCTACGGTTTCAGAGATTTCTGGAATTATTTTACTTATTTCTTTCGCTATTTCAGGAGCACCATGTGCGTTGTATATTGGATCATAAAAATGTTTTGGAAATCCGTAATAATCATATATCTGTTTTTGAAGAGGAGCACTATTTATAAAGGTTCCTTTAGTTTCCCAATGTGCTGAAATTACTACTGCAGCCTTTATGTCATAATTTTCTTTTAACTCAACTCCAAGTTTAGACAAAGTTGCCCAAAATGGACGTTCACTTTTACTAAGTGGAATATCCATTGGGCTGCCATGTGACGTAAATAAAACAGGCGTTTTTTTACTTTGTTTAGATAAGGTATCTGTAAATAGTTTAAAATTTCCTAATTTTTCCATAGCTGAAAATGCAAATATTGACTGAACAAATTGTTTAGGTTACACTATATAATTTTTCCTACTTATATTTTGACTGTATAGGAGCTTTTTTACTTCTTCCCCAAGCAATGAATAAAGAAATGGACATTAGTATCATATTCATTCCTATTGCCGAAAACTCTCCTCTTGTCGCATGAAAAATAGCTGCTAAAATCATAATAACCGCAAGACCTATTGCGGCCCAAACGGTTAAAAATGGTTTGAATCGAAAAATTGATGGAACCAATAAACCTAAAGCACCTAAAAATTCACTAAGACCAATAAATTTAACTAATAGATTTGGAACAGAAGTTACCCAAGGTAAAGATTCCGTTAGTGTTTCAATAGGTTGAGAAAGTTTCATGGCTCCTGCCATAATAAACATCACTACTAATAATCCTTGTGCAATCCAAAGTGAAATATGAATTGCTTTGTTGTTTTTTTGATTTGCCA
The nucleotide sequence above comes from Aureibaculum algae. Encoded proteins:
- a CDS encoding DoxX family protein produces the protein MANQKNNKAIHISLWIAQGLLVVMFIMAGAMKLSQPIETLTESLPWVTSVPNLLVKFIGLSEFLGALGLLVPSIFRFKPFLTVWAAIGLAVIMILAAIFHATRGEFSAIGMNMILMSISLFIAWGRSKKAPIQSKYK
- a CDS encoding methyltransferase encodes the protein METKTQVDPSKIMQVGMGFFASKTMLTAVNMGLFTHLAKTDLTGQSIREKLGLHNRGLYDFLDTLVALGFLKRTGVKETAVYSNAEDTNLFLDKNKPSYIGGMLEMANNRLYPFWNNLEEGLKTGKPQNEAKAGDAPFFEAIYADELRLREFLNAMGGIQIGNFIMFSKVFDFTDYHSLCDAGGAGGYLALQVAINNPHMRCITFDLPPVEPVARENINMMSLSDRVSAQSGDFLTEDLPKADVITMGNVLHDWGTKDKKILIKKAYDALPQGGALVVIENIIDDNRSKNAFGLMMSLNMNIETPEGFDFSAVDFNGWAKECGFSQTSVMPLTGPSSAVIAIK
- a CDS encoding dioxygenase family protein, which gives rise to MEKLGNFKLFTDTLSKQSKKTPVLFTSHGSPMDIPLSKSERPFWATLSKLGVELKENYDIKAAVVISAHWETKGTFINSAPLQKQIYDYYGFPKHFYDPIYNAHGAPEIAKEISKIIPEISETVDWGLDHGAWPMLMHLFPKADVPVFQMSLDFNATPQQHFYLGKQLKSLRNKGILIIGSGALIHNIPLAMKKMQLGDIRPYGWETEYDFWLKQQIDTRNFTNLINYKTSHKLGNLAAPTPDHFVPVLYSLGLVEKDEEIKYFYDGLASVPAFSERSFIIG
- a CDS encoding YARHG domain-containing protein — its product is MKNILVLIITITLTQSVFSQIENCSECDLKKYSEKDINHLTLLELKILRNEIFARHQYVFTDERLSDYFLNKYDWYKPNNKQLNNIELNHYEKENISLFSKKENEKINIKKTIIKELEIFLTSLNENDTSKINSVINKVTKDFNSEHKNVVVTELKDILTKINIKGIHWYNESGLYKIITDDGYFLNETSIKIKGEEIILSYNDMGHSELLSDKTAFDFGSSYDSTNEYASWYTFEIKNNKLILIKHQAAG
- a CDS encoding Crp/Fnr family transcriptional regulator, which codes for MYDKLIDHIRHNVCGTSIEKQIIIEYFTPKLFEKKEHFLKQGYICKLAGFVIDGCYRNYMLSTEGKEVNTGFGFENWWLGDVSSFVNQTPSLINTQFLENTTLLTITAKNHLDLLEKSQCFREYTSKLRSKATTASVVKLSRLSESAKIRYKVLLEKYPKIQQRISQRHIASFLQITPEALCRLRKSEIS
- the rapA gene encoding RNA polymerase-associated protein RapA, which encodes MEIFFPNQRYTSKGEPDLGVGILKEASKEKVQIYFPLSNETRLYAVESAPLQRVVFKIGDTIMDAKGQPLLIEHVEIVNNLYVYYGKDKKITEAALGDVSANHSVDDRLFMGDVDTPQAFALRRETLQHEYKRRLSPVHGFVGGRIDLIPHQLYIAHEVSSRYAPRVLLSDQVGLGKTIEACLILHRLLLSGRISRVLILVPESLLHQWFVEVLRRFNMWFNIFDEERCAALDDNAPDGNPFLDNQLIICSTEFLAGSAKRTKQAISANWDMLVVDEAHNLEWSVNNISPEYRIVELLSKVAKGLLLLTATPEQLGVESHFARLRLLDPNRYENYNDFINESSNHKSIASIVEKLHLGKPLESKDTKILEAIFSKESIQLVIDGKNEAKDNLIENLLDQHGPGRVLFRNTRSGMSGFPKRKAHLIPIKVEKDKELWLERLSNEFAFEMTPDETANNQQFWFAKDPRVQWLLTTIKELYPAKVLLICKQKEKVLALEEILTKRGNFKVGVFHEDLTIVQRDRNAAWFSEPDGAQILLCSEIGSEGRNFQFAHHLILFDLPLNPELLEQQIGRLDRIGQKKDIHIHIPYLTNSPQHILVRWFHEGLNAFEKNIEGGNKISKLFSNRLLELSKLNTEAAHKSALEALIMETSTFQKELQKSLADGRDKLLEMNSFRPKIATKLIKQIQAEDSDKSLENYMTKVFNHFDIEMEDLASRSYHLKPTSLITEIFPSIPMEGIGVTFDRKHALSREEISFLSWDHPMTTDAIDMVLSSGTGSASYGVLKGSKSPGLLLELIFILETPTRQNIAVDRFLPNTPLRVVVDHAGNEVTEEYPVDVLNKKLIPGQIDALLDNEAIVETLLPNMIAVATKLAKEMSNKAIANGLDSMNLTLNHEIGRLKLLQEKNNNIRPEEIQIACDDQIALTEIIKNARVRMDAIQLIRKE